The Euphorbia lathyris chromosome 2, ddEupLath1.1, whole genome shotgun sequence genome includes a window with the following:
- the LOC136216777 gene encoding uncharacterized protein produces the protein MCKAEILSQKSSAATKPNLLLHPKNAAQPQQHDSRTQEKRRALHAAATSFTPPSFAAAAGILLRRRRLIHTLPHFLGNNNFVVNSMWKMELHQLGCLTGIQMMMLESSSVEVRVHINVFSNS, from the exons ATGTGTAAAGCTGAAATATTGTCGCAGAAGAGTAGTGCAGCG ACTAAACCTAATCTCCTCCTCCATCCAAAAAACGCCGCACAGCCACAACAACACGATTCACGAACACAGGAGAAGAGAAGAGCTCTTCACGCCGCAGCCACCTCCTTCACACCGCCGTCCTTCGCCGCCGCCGCAGGAATCCTCCTTCGCCGCCGCAG ATTGATTCATACTCTTCCTCACTTTCTGGGCAACAACAACTTTGTTGTCAACTCCAT GTGGAAAATGGAACTCCATCAACTTGGCTGCCTTACCGGGATACAGATGATGATGTTGGAGAGTTCCTCTGTTGAAGTAAGGGTTCACATTAATG TTTTCTCCAACTCCTGA